The following are encoded together in the Tripterygium wilfordii isolate XIE 37 chromosome 3, ASM1340144v1, whole genome shotgun sequence genome:
- the LOC119995177 gene encoding IAA-alanine resistance protein 1-like: MRMSSRHKWSSLLLLAVVLCLCFDLRLGSGSCSTPQHEDLHGHHYHQCDHGHGDHHHHNHQHRHVDSHEQKKRMLLPEELAEEEDMMRNGFGSYRHDDDHEYEHHGSSKLSGLGLWFRALGCSLLVSLASFICLIILPVIFIQGKLSKAVVDSLALFGAGAMLGDAFLHQLPHAFGGEQSHSHDQHADLPHHFHVGSGHSHSHSLTDLSVGISVLSGILLFLVVEKLVRYVEDNSGAANTWSHSHHNHHHKMNRNLNNDNNDNEKTSSRSSQRKELHERTDDSLDGDNLSQNESLWKRKMTSGTGDVKPEVDADNSFSDGIASLTKEKPAKSPSNLVFGYLNLFSDGVHNFTDGMALGSAFLLYGSVGGWSRTLFLLAHELPQEIGDFGILVSSGFTIPKALFFNFLSALVALAGTASALLLGHDPGQSSLIEGFTAGGFIYIAVAGVLAEMNSSGKTTFRSIAIQLTSLIIGMAVALCISLVE; encoded by the exons ATGCGAATGTCGTCTCGTCATAAATGGAGTTCCTTGCTATTGCTAGCGGTGGTTCTCTGCCTTTGTTTCGATCTGCGCTTGGGAAGTGGATCCTGTTCTACGCCGCAACACGAGGACCTTCACGGACATCACTACCATCAGTGTGACCATGGACACGGCGATCATCACCACCACAATCACCAGCACCGCCATGTTGATAGTCATGAACAGAAGAAGAGAATGCTGCTCCCGGAAGAATTGGCCGAAGAGGAGGATATGATGCGGAATGGTTTTGGATCCTACCGTCATGACGATGATCATGAGTATGAGCATCATGGAAGTTCGAAACTCTCCGGTTTAG GCCTTTGGTTTCGCGCATTGGGCTGCTCACTCTTGGTGAGCTTAGCTTCCTTCATTTGCTTGATTATCTTGCCGGTGATATTCA TACAAGGAAAACTGTCCAAGGCAGTTGTTGATTCGTTGGCCTTGTTTGGG GCAGGAGCTATGTTAGGCGATGCTTTTCTTCACCAACTACCACATGCTTTTG GTGGTGAACAATCTCACTCGCATGATCAACATGCAGACCTTCCACATCATTTTCATGTTGGAAGTGGACATTCACATTCTCATTCTCTGACAGACCTTTCTGTGGGAATTTCTGTTTTGT CCGGAATTCTACTCTTTCTTGTAGTGGAGAAGTTGGTGAGGTATGTTGAAGATAACTCAGGGGCAGCTAACACCTGGAGTCATAGTCATCATAATCATCACCATAAGATGAATAGAAACTTGAACAATGATAATAATGATAATGAAAAAACATCATCTCGATCTTCACAGAGAAAAGAGTTGCATGAAAGGACAGATGACTCTTTGGATGGAGATAATTTAAGTCAAAATGAATCTCTTTGGAAG AGAAAGATGACCTCTGGTACCGGGGATGTCAAACCAGAGGTAGATGCTGATAATAGCTTCAGTGATGGTATTGCTTCCTTGACTAAGGAAAAGCCCGCAAAATCACCATCAAATCTTGTGTTTGGATACCTCAATCTTTTCTCTGATGGTGTT CACAATTTTACGGATGGAATGGCTTTAGGAAGTGCTTTCCTTCTCTATGGATCAGTTGGTGGATGGTCTAGAACTCTATTTTTACTTGCACATGAACTTCCCCAAGAG ATTGgtgattttggtattttagtgAGTTCAGGTTTTACCATACCCAAAGCTCTTTTCTTCAATTTCCTATCGGCGCTGGTTGCACTAGCAGGAACTGCCTCG GCTTTGCTCTTAGGACATGATCCAGGACAGTCATCTTTAATAGAG GGATTTACTGCTGGTGGATTTATATACATAGCTGTTGCTGGAGTGCTTGCAGAGATGAATAGTAGTGGTAAGACTACATTCAGAAGTATAGCCATCCAGTTAACCTCTCTCATAATAGGGATGGCTGTTGCCCTATGTATCTCGCTTGTAGAATAA
- the LOC119995559 gene encoding protein FAR1-RELATED SEQUENCE 5-like — translation MVKLALFSGIFRKRLFENPSFNYAVQLDNEEQITNIFWADSRMLIDYIYFGDVIIFDTTYGTNKALRPLAVFTGFNHHRGIIVFGAALLYDETIASFKWLFKTFLAAHKEKMPQTIFTDQDAAMAKAINEVMPNTFHGLCSWYIMQNAIKHLAYLQKGDSTILEEFAKCMFHYENSFEFEEAWDAMNDKYNTHENSWLQGIYCLKKKWATCYLKYIFTLGSRSTQASESMNSDVKDNLQYDVSIAKFFGHFERVVQDKRHNELKADFDSREKSPTLAYKNSPMLQQASKVYTPNMFKRFQKQLDCATAATIVYSDNSKEVEEYKISLLKSNGQWVVLFNPKDKTISCSCGLFESLGILCCHALKVYDRFDVKYIPEAYIMKRWTRMAKSGYTEDEGQIIVEDVNLQVTKRYRSLCPRMVRLASRASEDKEIFAMVLATMEELEKKVDNQLTMKQDIIRESSQNEQPSQLVMGNIKGIKKRVVGRKGGKQPLSFLERQLNGKGKRTSRNISKDDASCSQTPTNNMEMQGQLSMPISTFESPLVHRPATSFLELLSGQIFIGAIQSSQAPYDFMDL, via the exons ATGGTGAAGCTGGCTCTATTCTCAGGTATTTTCAGGAAGAGACTATTTGAAAACCCTTCTTTTAACTATGCTGTTCAGTTAGATAATGAGGAACAAATTACGAATATATTTTGGGCAGATTCTAGAATGCTTATTGATTACATTTACTTCGGTGATGTGATTATTTTTGATACAACCTATGGTACTAACAAAGCTTTGAGACCTCTAGCTGTTTTTACTGGTTTTAATCACCATAGAGGTATTATAGTTTTTGGGGCTGCACTTCTATATGATGAAACAATAGCATCATTTAAGTGGCTTTTTAAGACATTTTTAGCTGCACACAAGGAAAAAATGCCTCAAACAATTTTTACAGATCAAGATGCTGCAATGGCTAAGGCAATAAATGAAGTGATGCCAAACACATTTCATGGTTTATGCAGTTGGTACATAATGCAAAATGCCATTAAGCATTTGGCTTATTTGCAAAAGGGTGATTCTACTATTCTGGAAGAGTTTGCGAAGTGCATGTTCCACTATGAAAattcttttgaatttgaagaGGCTTGGGATGCCATGAATGATAAATACAACACTCATGAAAATAGTTGGTTGCAGGGAATTTACTGCTTGAAGAAGAAGTGGGCTACATGCTACTTGAAATACATATTTACTTTGGGGTCAAGGAGTACTCAAGCAAGTGAAAGTATGAATAGTGATGTGAAGGATAATTTGCAATATGATGTTAGTATCGCCAAGTTTTTTGGTCACTTTGAGAGGGTAGTGCAAGACAAAAGACATAATGAGTTGAAAGCTGATTTTGATTCAAGGGAAAAGTCACCTACATTAGCCTACAAAAACTCACCTATGTTGCAACAAGCTTCAAAAGTGTACACACCTAACATGTTTAAGAGATTCCAAAAACAGCTTGATTGTGCAACTGCAGCAACCATAGTATATTCTGATAATAGCAAGGAAGTAGAGGAATACAAAATTAGCCTTTTAAAATCAAATGGACAATGGGTTGTATTGTTCAATCCCAAAGACAAAACAATCTCATGTAGCTGTGGTCTGTTTGAAAGTCTTGGAATTTTATGTTGCCATGCGTTGAAGGTCTATGATCGATTTGATGTAAAATACATTCCCGAAGCTTACATTATGAAAAGATGGACAAGAATGGCAAAGAGTGGTTATACTGAAGATGAGGGACAAATTATTGTTGAAGATGTTAATCTTCAAGTTACAAAAAGATATAGAAGTTTATGTCCAAGGATGGTACGATTAGCATCACGAGCTAGTGAAGATAAGGAGATATTTGCTATGGTCTTGGCAACAATGGAGGAGCTGGAAAAGAAAGTTGATAACCAGTTGACAATGAAACAGGATATTATACGTGAGTCATCTCAGAATGAGCAACCATCCCAACTTGTAATGGGGAACATTAAAGGGATTAAGAAGCGAGTAGTAGGTCGTAAGGGTGGGAAACAACCTTTATCTTTTCTGGAGAGGCAACTAAATGGAAAGGGAAAAAGAACCTCAAGAAATATATCCAAg GACGATGCTTCTTGTTCTCAAACTCCAACCAATAACATGGAAATGCAAGGACAACTATCAATGCCAATTTCAACATTTGAATCTCCTTTGGTGCATAGGCCTGCAACCAGTTTCTTGGAATTGTTATCA GGACAAATCTTTATTGGTGCTATTCAATCCTCCCAAGCACCATATGACTTCATGGATTTGTAG
- the LOC119995560 gene encoding uncharacterized protein LOC119995560 — MAEENLSLRTLREYTTPTATQSASQRPTLNIQTFEIRRNTIQLLLRLFPFSLKDKAKTWLYSEPTNSIRTWDDLKTRFLAKYFPPAKTARVRQEILTFNQYDKEPLYEAWERFKELLRKCLHHEIPDRTLVDAASGGALMGKNHREAWDLLETMATNNYQWPSKRINPKPAPVFELDAMAMLTAQISSLTKKVDSLSVNSTNSPTNTCDFCAGPHSISECTITMEQASQIGNFNRQRNDPYSNTYNPGWRNHPNFSWSNNQNVQRPPPGYAPQENKVNLALTQLTTVSTQFMAETKTNFQNQQASIRNLEIQVAQIAEAFSGRDRGSLPSQTEINPKNQEQAKAISLRRGKQVKTAVDLDAEKDDQRVESDIGNNTPAPTEESVDTTVRKATVPIPTYVPPIPFPQRLQKKNDDEKFSKFLSMFRKLEINIPFANTLEQMPKYAKFMKDILSKKRKFGHHEKIQLNEECSAILQRKLPPKLSDRGSFKIPYVIGTQLFQRALCDLGASINLLPLSVAKILGIGDIKATTVSLQMADRSITYPEGIIEDVLVRVGKLIFPADFLVLDMEGDSDTQLILGRPFLLTARTLIDVEQ, encoded by the exons ATGGCTGAAGAGAATTTGTCGTTGAGGACTTTAAGGGAATATACTACACCAACAGCTACTCAATCAGCAAGTCAGAGGCCGACACTTAACATTCAAACCTTTGAAATTCGGCGGAATACCATTCAACTATT ATTACGACTATTTCCATTCTCCTTGAAGGATAAAGCTAAGACATGGCTGTATTCAGAGCCTACAAATTCAATTCGGACATGGGATGATCTCAAAACAAGATTCTTGGCAAAATATTTTCCACCTGCGAAGACCGCAAGGGTTCGCCAAGAAATTTTGACATTTAATCAATATGACAAGGAGCCACTTTATGAGGCATGGGAGAGGTTCAAGGAGCTACTGAGGAAGTGCCTACACCATGAGATTCCAGA CCGTACTTTGGTTGATGCTGCATCTGGTGGAGCACTCATGGGAAAGAACCATCGAGAAGCATGGGATTTGCTGGAGACAATGGCCACAAACAACTACCAATGGCCGAGCAAGAGGATCAATCCTAAACCAGCCCCTGTGTTTGAGCTTGATGCAATGGCTATGCTAACCGCACAAATCTCTTCCCTTACTAAAAAAGTTGATTCTTTGAGCGTTAATTCCACTAATTCTCCAACTAATACTTGTGATTTTTGTGCAGGTCCTCACTCCATATCTGAGTGTACGATCACTATGGAGCAAGCTAGTCAAATTGGAAATTTCAACAGACAGCGCAATGACCCATACTCTAACACTTACAATCCAGGCTGGAGGAATCATCCGAATTTTTCATGGTCGAATAACCAGAATGTTCAGAGACCACCACCTGGTTATGCTCCTCAAGAAAATAAGGTAAATTTGGCTTTAACTCAATTGACTACAGTCTCTACACAATTCATGGCGGAAACAAAGACCAACTTTCAGAATCAACAAGCATCCATTCGAAACTTGGAGATTCAAGTCGCACAAATAGCTGAGGCATTTAGTGGCAGGGATAGAGGATCCTTGCCAAGTCAGACAGAAATAAATCCTAAAAATCAAGAACAGGCGAAAGCCATCAGTTTGAGGCGAGGAAAGCAAGTTAAAACTGCCGTTGATCTCGATGCAGAGAAGGATGACCAGCGGGTAGAATCTGACATAGGAAATAATACTCCAGCACCTACTGAAGAATCAGTTGATACTACAGTTCGGAAGGCTACTGTGCCAATTCCTACTTATGTACCACCCATTCCATTTCCACAAAGGCTGCagaagaagaatgatgatgAGAAATTCTCTAAGTTTCTCTCTATGTTCAGAAAATTGGAAATAAATATTCCCTTTGCTAACACTCTTGAACAGATGCCGAaatatgccaaattcatgaaagaCATACTTTCCAAGAAGAGGAAGTTCGGCCATCATGAGAAGATTCAACTCAATGAAGAATGTAGTGCTATTTTGCAACGAAAACTTCCACCAAAATTGAGTGACAGAGGGAGTTTCAAAATTCCATATGTGATCGGCACCCAATTATTTCAGCGAGCCTTATGTGATTTGGGGGCTAGCATCAATCTCTTACCATTATCTGTTGCAAAAATTTTGGGCATTGGAGATATTAAGGCAACTACAGTTTCTTTGCAGATGGCTGATCGCTCTATCACCTATCCAGAAGGCATTATTGAAGATGTATTAGTGAGAGTTGGAAAGCTAATTTTTCCAGCTGATTTTCTGGTCTTAGACATGGAGGGAGATTCGGATACGCAGCTGATTTTGGGTCGTCCTTTCTTACTCACGGCTCGCACACTTATTGACGTGGAGCAATGA
- the LOC119990402 gene encoding probable terpene synthase 6 has product MAATTQSAEAPRRLANFAPAIWGHDDFASFASDQDSVYGSYTKRVDELKVQVKDMLLSTNDHIVEKVELIDLLGRLGISYHFEREIEDQLMQNLDIIKIKLVDANAYSIYTVALLFRVFRQYGYKISCAVFEKFKGDDGKLKMSLATDVNGMLSLYEASHLSMHGEDVLDEALGFSKNSLHSMVTQLNPHFANRVSHALQQPYHKGIPRIESRQYINFYEEDESRNEILLKLAKIDFNRVQLLHQQELSHVSRWYKDLQIVSKFPYARDRIAEIYMWTVGSNFEPHYGRVRIFLTKSVTMISILDDTYDAYGTIEELRLLTDAVERWDIGAIDQLPDYMKVFYKMILNLYDEFENELKNEGRSSCVTYARDALREMVKAYHIEAEWCNKGYVPTFDEYMENALITSCYHAIPAACFLGMGEIAGRKEFEWLKSIPKIVRASEMIGRLMDDIMSHKEEQERGHVASSIECFMKQYGVSSEEEVVQDFQIRIANAWKDINEECVRPTAVSLHLLMPILNLTRIIDVVYKKEDGYSNPVNLKEHVKSLFIQQIPMQDIINT; this is encoded by the exons ATGGCGGCAACAACCCAATCCGCGGAGGCTCCACGGCGGTTGGCCAACTTCGCTCCTGCCATTTGGGGTCACGATGactttgcttcttttgcttctgaTCAAGACTCG GTGTATGGATCGTACACAAAGAGAGTGGACGAGCTGAAAGTACAAGTCAAAGATATGTTGTTGTCTACAAATGATCAcattgtggagaaagttgagttgATCGACTTGTTGGGTCGTCTTGGCATTTCGTACCACTTTGAAAGAGAGATTGAAGACCAGCTTATGCAAAATCTCgatataatcaaaattaaactcGTCGATGCCAATGCCTACAGCATATACACTGTTGCACTTCTATTTCGTGTCTTTAGACAATATGGTTACAAAATATCTTGTG CCGTGTTTGAGAAGTTTAAGGGAGATGATGGAAAGTTGAAAATGAGTCTAGCTACTGATGTGAATGGGATGCTAAGCTTGTATGAAGCTTCTCACTTGAGCATGCACGGAGAGGATGTTTTGGATGAAGCACttggtttttcaaaaaattctcTTCATTCCATGGTGACACAATTGAACCCACACTTTGCAAACCGAGTTTCTCATGCACTGCAACAACCTTATCACAAGGGCATACCAAGAATCGAGTCAAGGCAATACATCAATTTCTACGAAGAAGACGAGTCTCGAAATGAAATTCTGCTCAAATTAGCGAAAATCGATTTTAATCGAGTACAATTGTTGCACCAACAAGAGCTAAGTCATGTCTCAAG GTGGTATAAAGACTTGCAGATTGTGTCAAAATTTCCTTATGCAAGAGATAGAATTGCTGAAATCTACATGTGGACTGTTGGGTCTAACTTTGAACCTCATTATGGACGTGTCCGAATTTTTCTTACTAAAAGTGTGACAATGATCTCAATTTTAGACGACACATATGATGCATACGGTACAATTGAAGAACTCCGACTCTTGACCGATGCAGTTGAGAG GTGGGACATTGGTGCCATTGATCAACTACCCGATTACATGAAAGTTTTTTACAAGATGATTCTAAATCTCTACGATGAATTCGAGAACgaattgaaaaatgaaggaAGATCTTCTTGTGTCACTTATGCTAGAGATGCG TTAAGAGAAATGGTGAAAGCCTACCACATCGAAGCCGAGTGGTGCAACAAAGGTTACGTACCAACATTTGATGAGTACATGGAGAATGCATTGATCACAAGTTGTTATCATGCAATTCCAGCTGCATGTTTTCTAGGCATGGGAGAAATTGCAGGAAGAAAAGAATTTGAATGGCTCAAAAGCATCCCAAAAATTGTTAGGGCTTCCGAAATGATCGGTCGTCTTATGGACGACATAATGTCACACAAG GAGGAGCAAGAGAGGGGGCATGTTGCCTCAAGTATTGAGTGCTTTATGAAGCAATATGGTGTGTCGAGTGAGGAAGAGGTGGTTCAAGATTTCCAAATTAGGATTGCAAATGCTTGGAAGGATATTAATGAAGAATGTGTGAGACCAACTGCtgtttctcttcatcttctgatGCCAATTCTGAACCTAACACGCATCATTGATGTTGTCTACAAGAAGGAAGATGGATATTCAAATCCAGTGAATTTGAAGGAGCATGTCAAGTCTTTGTTCATTCAACAAATACCAatgcaagatataattaataCATAG